A genomic window from Synechococcus sp. CBW1107 includes:
- a CDS encoding hemolysin family protein, translated as MRLLVLLLALLGLLAFFAASEFALLHLRPSRVKVLAADGHAGALSVERLQQRLRRVLVATQLGAALAMVALGWGGRGLAVRLDPGAERLWVDVLVFLGLVGLATVIGGVAPKAWVMHRPENSALQLAPLLEWVIRTLWPLLILVERFANGLLRLLGLPRNWDELVPALSAGELETLIESNSVTGLLPDERSILEGVFSLRDTQVREVMVPRSGMVTLPLEVTFAEMMEAVHATAHARFPVIGQSLDDVRGVLDLRRLAEPIAQGLLQGDTRLAPYITPVARVQETVSLAVLLPLIRSGQPLLVVVDEHGGTEGLVTVADLTSEIVGDEDDLVTIRQNLQRLQDDTWLVAGDLEIFELNRQLDLALPEADGHHTLAGFMLERLQHIPAPGESLRWKGHQFEISAMDGPRIERVQITRRDST; from the coding sequence ATGCGCCTGCTCGTTCTGCTGCTGGCCCTGCTGGGGCTGCTGGCCTTCTTCGCCGCCAGCGAGTTCGCCCTGCTCCATCTGAGGCCCAGCCGGGTCAAGGTGCTCGCCGCCGACGGTCACGCCGGCGCCCTCTCGGTGGAGCGGCTGCAGCAGAGGCTGCGCCGGGTGCTGGTGGCCACTCAGCTGGGTGCCGCCCTGGCCATGGTGGCCCTCGGCTGGGGAGGCCGCGGTCTGGCGGTGCGGCTCGATCCGGGGGCCGAGCGCCTCTGGGTGGATGTGCTGGTGTTTCTGGGCCTGGTGGGGCTGGCCACGGTGATCGGCGGAGTGGCCCCCAAGGCCTGGGTGATGCACAGGCCGGAGAACTCGGCCCTTCAGCTGGCACCGTTGCTGGAGTGGGTCATCCGCACCCTCTGGCCTCTGTTGATCCTGGTTGAGCGGTTCGCCAATGGCCTGCTGCGCCTGCTGGGCCTTCCCCGCAACTGGGATGAGCTGGTGCCCGCCCTCTCCGCCGGCGAGCTGGAGACCCTGATTGAATCCAACAGTGTCACCGGTCTGCTGCCGGATGAGCGCAGCATCCTTGAAGGGGTGTTCTCGCTGCGCGACACCCAGGTGCGTGAGGTGATGGTGCCTCGCTCCGGCATGGTCACCCTGCCCCTCGAGGTGACCTTCGCCGAGATGATGGAAGCGGTGCACGCCACCGCCCACGCCCGTTTCCCCGTCATCGGTCAGTCCCTGGATGACGTCCGCGGTGTGCTCGACCTGCGCCGCCTGGCCGAACCGATTGCCCAGGGGTTGCTGCAGGGCGACACGCGCCTGGCTCCCTACATCACACCAGTGGCACGGGTGCAGGAGACGGTGTCCCTTGCCGTGCTGCTGCCGCTGATCCGCAGTGGCCAGCCCCTGCTGGTGGTGGTCGATGAACACGGCGGCACCGAGGGCCTGGTCACGGTGGCCGACCTCACCAGTGAGATCGTCGGCGATGAAGACGATCTGGTCACGATCCGCCAGAATCTGCAGCGGCTCCAGGACGACACCTGGCTGGTGGCCGGTGATCTGGAGATCTTCGAGCTCAACCGCCAGCTCGATCTCGCCCTGCCGGAGGCCGACGGCCACCACACCCTGGCGGGCTTCATGCTCGAGCGGCTGCAGCACATCCCGGCCCCCGGCGAGAGCCTTCGCTGGAAAGGCCATCAGTTCGAGATCAGTGCCATGGACGGTCCCCGCATCGAGCGGGTTCAGATCACCCGTCGCGACTCCACCTGA
- the glmS gene encoding glutamine--fructose-6-phosphate transaminase (isomerizing), protein MCGIVAVIGSREAAPLLLEGLRQLEYRGYDSAGIATVQAPEAGSGLSSGQLTLLRAEGKLVNLTARYEAQGALGHCGIGHTRWATHGKPEERNAHPHLDGSGTLAVVQNGIIENHRLLRESLQAEGVHFRSDTDTEVIPHLVARTLGDLQSSGRRPSPQLLLEAVQQVLPHLHGAYALAVVWAGAPGAVVVARRQAPLVIGLGEGEFLCASDTPALAGFTRTILPLEDGETALLTPLGIELYGSSAERVTRAPSLLQGTEHVADKRSFRHFMHKEIHEQPETAALWVARHLPTGSPGVPGTPSLVALPLQDQLFEGVERIQILACGTSRHAAQVGAYLLEQLAGLPTAVHYASEFRYAPPPLVPHTLTIGVTQSGETADTLAALQMEQKRRDLIADPAFAPRLLGITNRPESSLGRLVPHLLDIGAGIEVGVAATKTFLGQLLAFYGLALSFAERRSSRSPAQLLELVAGLRALPAQLQALLEEQDLLCAELAHQFADTQDVIFLGRGINFPIALEGALKLKEISYIHAEGYPAGEMKHGPIALLDARVPVVSIAVPGTVFDKVLSNAQEAKARDARLIGVAPRGPDTEIFDVLLPVPEVDELLSPLLTVIPMQLLSYHIAAHRGLDVDQPRNLAKSVTVE, encoded by the coding sequence CGGCCTCTCCTCCGGGCAGCTCACCCTGCTGCGGGCCGAAGGCAAGCTCGTCAACCTCACCGCCCGCTACGAGGCCCAGGGGGCCCTGGGCCACTGCGGCATCGGCCATACCCGCTGGGCCACCCACGGCAAGCCCGAGGAGCGCAATGCCCACCCTCATCTCGATGGCAGCGGCACCCTTGCCGTGGTTCAGAACGGCATCATCGAGAATCACCGTCTGCTCAGAGAGTCGCTGCAGGCGGAGGGCGTGCACTTCCGCTCCGACACCGACACCGAAGTGATCCCTCACCTGGTGGCACGGACGCTGGGGGACCTTCAGAGCTCGGGCCGCCGGCCTTCACCCCAGCTGCTGCTCGAGGCGGTGCAGCAGGTGCTGCCCCATCTGCACGGGGCCTATGCCCTGGCGGTGGTCTGGGCCGGCGCGCCGGGAGCGGTGGTGGTGGCCCGCCGTCAGGCGCCGCTGGTGATCGGTCTGGGGGAGGGCGAATTCCTCTGCGCCAGTGACACCCCCGCCCTGGCGGGCTTCACGCGCACCATCCTTCCCCTCGAGGATGGCGAGACGGCGCTGCTCACGCCGCTGGGCATCGAGCTCTACGGGTCCTCGGCCGAGCGGGTGACGCGTGCGCCCAGCCTGCTGCAGGGAACCGAGCACGTGGCGGACAAGCGCAGCTTTCGCCACTTCATGCATAAGGAGATCCACGAGCAGCCGGAGACGGCGGCGCTCTGGGTGGCCCGTCATCTCCCGACCGGGTCGCCGGGGGTGCCCGGCACCCCGTCGCTGGTGGCCCTGCCGCTCCAGGATCAGCTCTTCGAGGGGGTGGAGCGGATCCAGATCCTGGCCTGCGGCACCAGCCGTCATGCGGCCCAGGTGGGGGCCTATCTGCTGGAGCAGCTGGCGGGGCTGCCCACAGCGGTGCACTACGCCAGCGAATTCCGCTATGCGCCGCCGCCGCTGGTGCCTCACACCCTCACCATCGGCGTGACCCAGTCGGGCGAGACCGCCGACACCCTGGCGGCGCTGCAGATGGAGCAGAAGCGCCGGGACCTGATCGCTGATCCGGCCTTCGCCCCCAGGCTGCTGGGGATCACCAACCGACCGGAGAGCTCCCTGGGCCGGCTGGTGCCGCATCTGCTGGACATCGGCGCCGGCATCGAGGTGGGTGTGGCCGCCACCAAGACCTTCCTCGGTCAGCTGCTGGCCTTCTACGGCCTCGCCCTCTCCTTCGCCGAGCGCCGCTCCAGCCGCTCCCCGGCTCAGCTGCTCGAGCTGGTGGCCGGGCTGCGGGCCCTGCCCGCCCAGCTGCAGGCACTGCTGGAGGAGCAGGATCTGCTCTGCGCCGAGCTGGCCCACCAGTTCGCTGACACCCAGGATGTGATCTTCCTGGGCCGTGGCATCAACTTTCCGATCGCCCTCGAAGGGGCCCTGAAGCTCAAGGAGATCAGTTACATCCACGCCGAGGGCTACCCGGCCGGCGAGATGAAGCACGGTCCCATCGCCTTGCTGGACGCTCGGGTGCCGGTGGTGTCGATCGCGGTGCCAGGCACCGTCTTCGACAAGGTGCTCTCCAACGCGCAGGAGGCCAAGGCCCGCGATGCCCGCCTGATCGGTGTGGCCCCGCGCGGCCCTGACACGGAGATCTTCGATGTGCTGTTGCCCGTGCCGGAGGTGGATGAGCTGCTCAGTCCCCTGTTGACGGTGATTCCGATGCAGCTGCTGAGCTATCACATTGCGGCCCATCGCGGCCTTGATGTGGATCAGCCCCGCAATCTGGCCAAGAGCGTCACCGTGGAGTGA